A region of Saccopteryx leptura isolate mSacLep1 chromosome X, mSacLep1_pri_phased_curated, whole genome shotgun sequence DNA encodes the following proteins:
- the LOC136386454 gene encoding cancer/testis antigen 47A-like, with translation MSDPGNRNLVPGVQESPMDEAGAGVWAAGDEGAVIQDPELHGENVAGLEVVGRAIRGLGEEAAAVEVSEGRVSEDSDIGPADEGEDDMEQDWNVLEAARQFPLVALRYMFLNFFRELMHLQQYNNHVFVRSFRGHRMARPRHQRANGLVQVPVLWVPEGSGEGAAVMAPEGPGNGAMGTGEESQIPEGSREGALALEPEDQPEAEEEPALEAETLEGEDHTEQARHYETPGPMRPKASKQVAP, from the coding sequence ATGTCTGACCCTGGTAATAGAAACCTGGTCCCCGGTGTCCAGGAGAGCCCCATGGATGAGGCGGGAGCCGGGGTCTGGGCAGCTGGAGATGAGGGGGCGGTGATTCAAGACCCGGAGCTCCACGGGGAAAATGTGGCCGGGCTGGAGGTAGTGGGAAGAGCTATCAGGGGCCTGGGGGAGGAAGCCGCAGCAGTGGAAGTCTCAGAGGGCAGGGTCAGCGAGGATTCTGACATCGGGCCAGCTGATGAGGGGGAGGACGACATGGAGCAAGATTGGAATGTGCTGGAAGCCGCACGCCAGTTCCCCTTAGTGGCCTTACGCTACATGTTCCTGAACTTTTTCCGTGAGCTGATGCACCTCCAGCAATACAACAACCACGTCTTTGTGCGATCCTTCCGCGGGCACAGGATGGCCCGGCCCAGGCATCAGAGGGCCAACGGCCTGGTCCAGGTCCCTGTGCTCTGGGTGCCAGAGGGCTCAGGGGAGGGGGCTGCAGTCATGGCGCCCGAAGGCCCTGGAAATGGAGCCATGGGCACTGGAGAGGAGTCCCAGATTCCCGAAGGCTCCAGAGAGGGTGCCCTGGCCCTGGAGCCTGAGGaccagcctgaggcagaggaagagcCCGCACTGGAGGCTGAAACCCTGGAGGGTGAGGATCACACAGAACAGGCCAGGCATTACGAGACCCCAGGGCCGATGAGGCCCAAGGCGAGCAAGCAGGTAGCACCTTGA